In a single window of the Solea solea chromosome 14, fSolSol10.1, whole genome shotgun sequence genome:
- the tdo2a gene encoding tryptophan 2,3-dioxygenase A, whose protein sequence is MSGCPYFEKRHLLFKNKPPNPEENDASQAGVNKASKGGILYGDYLQLGKVLSGQVLQSEVKGNKIHDEHLFIVTHQAYELWFKQILFELDSVREIFTSGHVRDERNMLKVNTRIHRIVMIFRLLVDQFSVLETMTALDFFDFREYLSPASGFQSLQFRLMENKIGVPDNHRVPYNKKHYRDNFSGHDSEMLLATEQEPTLLKLVEEWLERTPGLEVDGFNFWERLEINIFDGLNQERENIAEMTDSEEKEEMMAEVVKQKELFTSLFDEKRHDHLMSKGERRLSYKALQGALMIFFYREEPRFQVPFQLLTSLMDIDTLMTKWRYNHVCMVHRMIGSKAGTGGSSGYHYLRSTVSDRYKVFVDLFNLATFLVPRHWVPKLNPNVHTFLYMAEYCDSSYCSSEDSDSEPSHSPPERH, encoded by the exons ATGAGTGGATGTCCGTACTTTGAGAAGAGGCATTT GTTGTTCAAAAACAAGCCTCCAAATCCTGAAGAGAACGATGCCTCGCAGGCAGGAGTTAACAAGGCCAGTAAAGGAGGAATCCTCTATGGGGACTACCTGCAG CTTGGTAAAGTCCTCTCAGGCCAGGTGTTGCAGAGTGAAGTGAAGGGTAATAAGATCCACGATGAGCACCTCTTCATTGTCACCCATCAAG CTTATGAATTATGGTTCAAACAGATTTTGTTTGAACTCGATTCAGTGCGCGAGATCTTCACCAGTGGACAt GTACGAGACGAGCGCAACATGCTCAAAGTCAACACGCGCATCCACAGGATTGTGATGATATTCCGGCTGCTTGTCGACCAGTTTTCTGTGCTGGAGACGATGACAGCActggacttttttgactttcG GGAATACCTGTCACCAGCCTCCGGCTTCCAGAGTCTTCAGTTTCGACTCATGGAGAATAAAATCGGGGTCCCGGACAACCACAGGGTCCCATACAACAAGAAACATTACAGGGACAACTTCAGTGGCCATGACAGTGAGATGCTGCTCGCCACTGAACAGGAGCCCACACTCTTGAAGTTAGTCGAG GAGTGGCTAGAGAGAACTCCTGGTTTGGAGGTGGACGGATTCAATTTCTGGGAACGGCTGGAAATCAATATATTTGACGGGCTGAATCAAGAGAGGGAGAACATTGCA gaaatgacagattctgaggagaaggaggaaatgATGGCTGAGGTGGTCAAACAGAAAGAGCTCTTCACATCTCTGTTTGATGAAAAGCGCCACGACCATCTGATGAGCAAAG GTGAGAGGCGGCTCTCTTACAAGGCTCTCCAAGGCGCTCTGATGATCTTCTTTTACAg GGAGGAGCCGAGGTTCCAGGTTCCTTTTCAGCTGCTCACATCCCTCATGGATATTGACACCCTGATGACAAAATGGAGAT ACAACCACGTGTGCATGGTGCACCGCATGATCGGCAGCAAAGCCGGAACTGGAGGCTCCTCTGGCTACCACTACCTGAGATCTACTGTCAG TGACCGCTACAAAGTGTTTGTGGATCTCTTTAACCTGGCAACGTTCCTGGTGCCTCGCCACTGGGTGCCCAAGCTGAATCCCAACGTTCACACCTTCCTCTACATGGCCGAGTACTGCGACAGCTCCTACTGCAGCAGCGAGGACTCGGACTCTGAGCCTTCACACTCGCCGCCTGAGAGACATTAA